In Sphingomonas phyllosphaerae, one DNA window encodes the following:
- a CDS encoding substrate-binding domain-containing protein: MKLADLAAMAGVSTATVSRALSGHPSVSKTTQERIRALAREHGVRPNQLARNLRLRSTGAIALAMPLGHARTQHLTDPFFLSLLGFLADLLVDRGYDILLSRVLPENDEWLDRLVDSGRVDGVLLVGQSDQYDTIERVAARYAPLVVWGVNRPGQRHLTIGSDNILGGRIAATHLLGLGRGRLLFLGDPAPPEFADRLAGFRDAAGPVPVEVLSCGMDPDAVHAAVRARLANGDPPDAIFAASDVAAMSALRALTEAGLDVPGDVAVIGYDDVTLAAHTSPPLTTIRQDLVTGTRLMVEALVRRIAGEPVDSTIVAPELIVRSSA; the protein is encoded by the coding sequence ATGAAGCTGGCCGATCTGGCAGCGATGGCGGGGGTTTCCACGGCAACCGTCTCGCGCGCGCTTTCGGGGCATCCCTCGGTCAGCAAGACCACGCAGGAGCGTATCCGCGCGCTGGCCCGCGAACATGGCGTGCGCCCCAACCAGCTCGCGCGCAATCTGCGGCTGCGCAGCACCGGCGCGATCGCGCTCGCCATGCCGCTGGGCCATGCGCGCACCCAGCATTTGACCGACCCATTCTTCCTGAGCCTGCTGGGGTTTCTTGCCGATCTGTTGGTGGATCGTGGCTACGATATCCTGTTGTCGCGCGTGCTGCCCGAGAATGACGAATGGCTCGACCGGCTGGTCGACAGCGGGCGCGTGGATGGGGTGCTGCTGGTCGGACAATCCGACCAATATGACACGATCGAGCGCGTGGCCGCCCGCTATGCGCCGCTGGTGGTCTGGGGGGTCAATCGCCCGGGGCAGCGGCATCTGACGATCGGATCGGACAATATTCTGGGCGGACGTATCGCGGCGACGCACCTGCTCGGGCTTGGACGTGGCCGTCTGCTATTTCTCGGCGATCCCGCGCCACCGGAGTTTGCGGATCGGTTGGCGGGGTTCCGGGACGCCGCCGGTCCGGTGCCGGTCGAGGTGCTGTCGTGCGGCATGGACCCGGATGCGGTCCATGCCGCAGTGCGCGCCCGGCTGGCAAACGGTGACCCGCCCGACGCGATCTTCGCCGCCTCGGACGTCGCGGCGATGAGCGCGTTGCGCGCGCTGACCGAGGCCGGACTCGACGTGCCCGGCGATGTCGCGGTGATTGGTTATGACGACGTGACGCTCGCCGCGCACACGTCGCCGCCGCTGACGACGATTCGTCAGGATCTGGTCACGGGGACGCGGCTGATGGTCGAGGCATTGGTGCGCCGTATCGCAGGCGAGCCCGTGGACAGCACCATCGTCGCGCCTGAACTGATCGTCCGCAGCTCCGCCTGA
- a CDS encoding alpha-amylase family glycosyl hydrolase encodes MTMQQRFAAIGPRLRRQLARLYSDYDLDALWATVTASLHARAAERPAALQALDEARVTDPDWFVRADMLGYSTYVDRFGGTVNGLAAHVDHLEALGVRYLHVLALLKARAGDSDGGFAVADYLSVEPSLGTMADVERLTERLRAAKISLCVDLALNHTADDHRWAKAARAGDPFYRDFYIVVDDAEAAARDAELPQVFPTTAPGNFTYVPEMGGNVWTTFYPFQWDLNWRNPQVFVAILDAALRLANHGFEAFRLDSTAFLWKQPGTTCRNLPQAHYIVRALRAALDIVAPATLLKAEAIVPTAFVPPYFGMDEGDGFEPECHLVYNNSLMVAGWVGLAERSAQLPAAIVAASGGLPSGANWLSYARCHDDIGWGAVLGDLRAIDPVPEARLRAAAAFLHGAGDSWARGVPFQTDGAVLHGTNGTLASLAGLEAARDDEAREAALRRITLLNALSIATGGLATTYMGDEAGLLNDYDYADDLGLAHEGRWVHRPAMDWWALETPAALRISGDLVALRDARIAGAGAGAPALIATGDAALLGIACGRDRVFLNFADQEIAVPETGRDRLTGAVVDAVPAWGLVWLEGGA; translated from the coding sequence ATGACCATGCAGCAGCGCTTCGCGGCGATCGGGCCGCGGCTGCGGCGTCAGCTCGCGCGGCTCTATTCCGATTACGACCTCGATGCGCTTTGGGCGACGGTCACCGCATCGCTCCACGCCCGCGCCGCCGAACGCCCCGCCGCGTTGCAGGCGCTCGACGAAGCGCGGGTCACCGATCCGGACTGGTTCGTGCGCGCCGACATGCTCGGCTACTCGACCTATGTCGATCGCTTCGGCGGCACGGTGAACGGGCTCGCCGCGCATGTCGATCATCTCGAGGCGCTGGGCGTGCGCTACCTCCACGTCCTTGCGCTGCTCAAGGCGCGCGCGGGCGACAGCGACGGTGGATTCGCGGTCGCCGATTACCTGAGCGTCGAGCCGTCGCTCGGGACGATGGCGGATGTCGAGCGGCTGACCGAACGGCTGCGCGCGGCGAAGATCAGCCTGTGCGTCGACCTCGCGCTCAATCACACCGCCGACGATCATCGATGGGCGAAGGCGGCGCGGGCGGGCGATCCGTTCTACCGCGACTTCTACATCGTGGTGGACGATGCCGAGGCGGCGGCGCGCGATGCCGAGCTGCCGCAGGTCTTCCCGACCACCGCGCCGGGCAATTTCACTTATGTGCCGGAAATGGGCGGGAACGTCTGGACGACCTTCTATCCGTTTCAATGGGATCTCAACTGGCGCAACCCGCAGGTGTTCGTCGCAATCCTCGACGCCGCGCTGCGGCTCGCCAATCACGGGTTCGAGGCGTTCCGGCTCGACAGCACCGCCTTCCTGTGGAAGCAACCGGGTACGACGTGTCGCAACCTGCCGCAGGCGCACTACATCGTCCGGGCCTTGCGCGCCGCGCTCGACATCGTCGCGCCCGCGACCTTGCTCAAGGCGGAGGCGATCGTGCCGACCGCGTTCGTCCCGCCCTATTTCGGGATGGACGAGGGCGACGGGTTCGAGCCCGAATGCCATCTGGTCTACAACAACTCGCTGATGGTCGCGGGCTGGGTCGGGCTCGCCGAGCGATCCGCGCAGCTGCCCGCCGCGATCGTCGCGGCGAGCGGTGGCCTGCCGTCGGGGGCGAACTGGCTGAGCTATGCGCGCTGCCACGACGACATCGGCTGGGGCGCGGTGCTGGGTGACCTGCGCGCGATCGACCCGGTACCCGAAGCGCGACTGCGCGCCGCCGCCGCCTTCCTGCACGGCGCGGGCGACAGCTGGGCGCGCGGCGTGCCGTTCCAGACGGATGGCGCGGTCCTGCACGGCACCAACGGCACGCTCGCCTCGCTCGCCGGGCTGGAAGCCGCGCGCGACGACGAGGCACGCGAGGCGGCGTTGCGGCGGATCACGTTGCTCAACGCGCTGTCGATTGCGACCGGCGGGCTGGCCACGACCTATATGGGCGATGAGGCCGGGCTGCTGAACGACTACGATTACGCCGACGATCTCGGGCTGGCGCACGAGGGCCGGTGGGTTCACCGCCCCGCGATGGACTGGTGGGCGCTGGAGACCCCGGCGGCATTGCGGATCAGCGGCGATCTCGTTGCGTTGCGCGACGCCCGGATTGCGGGCGCGGGGGCGGGCGCGCCGGCTTTGATCGCGACCGGGGATGCGGCGCTGCTCGGCATCGCGTGCGGGCGCGACCGGGTGTTCCTCAATTTCGCCGACCAGGAGATTGCGGTGCCGGAGACCGGCCGCGACCGGCTGACCGGCGCTGTCGTCGATGCCGTGCCGGCGTGGGGGTTGGTGTGGCTGGAGGGTGGCGCATGA
- a CDS encoding MFS transporter, giving the protein MSKPRLSLARIVEMNLGFLGLQFSFGLQQANMAPIYGYLGADEASLPLLWLAGPVTGLLVQPLIGVMSDRTNTRLGRRTPYFLIGAVLCSLCLFAMPYSRALWIAASLLWILDAANNVTMEPYRAYVGDRLAEDQRATGFLTQSAFTGLAQTLSYLAPSLLVWIGFDKDAVDANGIPDITRIAFLIGALLSLSTILWSVWRVPELPLPPEEQARLAAEPLTLRATLADLKSALIEMPKPMRQLALAMLCQWYAMFAYWQFITFALARSLHGTVETGSGAFRDTVLTVGQLGAFYNAVAFVAALALMPLAKRYGAKAVHACCLAASGAAMLAIPALPSEGWLFVAMIGIGVGWAGMMGNPYIMLTGMIPPERNGVYMGIFNMFIVIPMMIESLSIPLFYKSLLGGDARGVIVLGGVLMLVGAVATVMVGRGAGVAPSSSRA; this is encoded by the coding sequence ATGAGCAAGCCGCGCCTGTCGCTGGCCCGGATCGTCGAGATGAACCTCGGCTTCCTCGGCCTGCAATTCTCGTTCGGGCTGCAACAGGCCAATATGGCGCCGATTTACGGCTATCTCGGCGCCGACGAGGCCAGTCTGCCGCTGTTATGGCTCGCCGGCCCCGTTACCGGGTTGCTCGTCCAGCCGCTGATCGGCGTGATGAGCGACCGGACCAACACGCGGCTCGGGCGGCGCACCCCCTATTTTCTGATCGGCGCGGTGCTGTGCAGCCTGTGCCTGTTCGCGATGCCGTACAGCCGCGCGTTGTGGATCGCCGCCAGCCTGTTGTGGATCCTCGACGCCGCCAACAATGTCACGATGGAGCCGTATCGCGCCTATGTCGGCGACCGGCTGGCGGAGGACCAGCGCGCGACCGGGTTCCTGACTCAATCGGCGTTCACCGGGCTGGCGCAGACCCTGTCGTATCTCGCGCCGTCGCTGCTGGTGTGGATCGGGTTCGACAAGGATGCGGTCGACGCCAACGGCATCCCCGACATCACGCGGATCGCCTTCCTGATCGGCGCATTGCTGTCGCTGTCGACGATCCTGTGGTCGGTTTGGCGGGTGCCCGAGCTGCCGCTGCCGCCCGAGGAACAGGCGCGGCTGGCGGCCGAGCCGCTGACGCTGCGCGCGACGCTTGCCGATCTGAAGTCGGCGCTGATCGAGATGCCGAAGCCGATGCGACAGCTCGCGCTGGCGATGCTGTGCCAATGGTATGCGATGTTCGCTTACTGGCAGTTCATCACCTTCGCGCTGGCGCGGTCCCTCCACGGCACCGTCGAGACCGGCAGCGGCGCGTTCCGCGACACCGTGCTGACGGTCGGGCAATTGGGCGCGTTCTACAATGCGGTCGCGTTCGTCGCGGCGCTGGCGCTGATGCCGCTGGCAAAGCGGTATGGCGCGAAGGCGGTCCATGCCTGCTGCCTCGCCGCCTCGGGCGCGGCGATGCTGGCGATCCCGGCGCTGCCGTCCGAAGGCTGGCTGTTCGTCGCCATGATCGGCATCGGGGTCGGCTGGGCGGGGATGATGGGCAATCCGTACATCATGCTGACCGGCATGATCCCGCCCGAGCGTAATGGCGTGTACATGGGCATCTTCAACATGTTCATCGTCATCCCGATGATGATCGAGAGCCTGTCGATCCCGCTATTCTACAAGAGCCTGCTCGGCGGGGATGCGCGTGGCGTGATCGTGCTGGGTGGAGTGCTGATGCTGGTCGGCGCGGTTGCGACGGTGATGGTCGGACGCGGGGCGGGAGTAGCACCTTCGTC